The genome window CACATGGACAATCCTGAGTCTGCGTGGTACGGGATTTTGTACGATCCGAACAAAAAGCGAGTGCTAGTTTCTGGAAAGGATTTAGCGACGAAGTTAATTGTATATTTGGTGGGGGGAATTCAGGACGATATGGAGCGAGCTCATTTGCGGCAAGCGGTAGCGGAGGCGAGGACTTTTGAGGATAAAGCTATTAGTTTTAACGGCCGATTTGTGCCTCCGAAAGAGGTAGGATTGCCGCCGGTGCTGAGTTGATTTTGTCACCGCTTCGGAACTACAGGCGGGACGCCCGTGCCACTTGGGAACTACAGGCGGGACGCCCGTGCCACTTGGGAACTACAGGCGGGACGCCCGTGCCACTTGGGAACTACAGGCGGGACGCCCGTGCCACGATGCAGGCAGATGTTTTTTCACGATCGGCGATCGACTGCACATAGCTGCGCCAATTTATTGTTTTTCTCGTACTCTAGATATGCGATCGCACGGCGTGGCAAAGTTAATCGAGTCAGTGCAGTTTCAACTCCACTGACTCGATCGCTCTTTTCGCCCATTCAAGATAGTTGCAAAGTTGATTTGCTCGAGGTGATGTCACCCACTGGTTGATTCCGGCGATCGCACGGCACCTCAACTTAACTTTCGGGATAATTCGTCAGAATCAAAAACTCGGATGCTGGAATCGGTTGAATTTCGACATAAGCAATCCCATCTTGTCGCTGCACTGCCACCGCCCGGCCCACCTGATGAGGACCCGTGTAACCCGGATTCCCTACTTGGGCCGTATTCAGAATTACCGTCATTGAACCCCCGATCGGGTTGAGATTGGCATCCACGAGCACTCTCGCTCCCCGATCGTCCGTTCCATGACTGTTTAGCACGCAAACCGCTTCTTCATCGTCTAAAACCCGTGACCAACCAATAATTTCTCCACTCAGTCCGCGATCGCCAAAGGGCAAGTTCAAGAAGGGAATCGCGGTTGGCCGCAAATACTGTCGTCCCAAGCGCAGCACAGGGAACTTTTTGCGGAGTGCCGCCATTGCCGCAAGCCGAACATAGACAGGGTGATTCGGATCGAAACAGTGAGCACCCGCTGTCCCAAACGGCCCAAAGCCGGGTAAGTTTTCATCGATGGCTTGTAGCCCTGCTACTCCCGATTGCCGGGGATGCGAGGGGCCAAACATGGCTTCCCGCAAATAGCGATCGGAGCCCTTCCAGTCCGGCAACCACTTGCGTTCAGACGGTTCTGGTCCCGCCAATGCCTGCTCGGTTCCCGCGTAAATGCAAGGAATCCCCAAGGTGAACAGTTGCAGTGCCACTCCGGCAATCACCTGATGCTCCGATGCAGCTTCGCTGGAAAAGCGGATTTTTTCACCGAACACACGATCGCGATCGTCCAAAATTGAAACATGGCGCCGTCCAAGATTTCGGTGTGACGGGCAGAGGAATTGAAATATTTGGTTTTTTGATGATTAGTTTGTGCCAAATGTGTCTGTGGTTTTCACACCAAGTAAGCTGGATTCTCCCACACTAATCAAGCCCATTCCCAGTAAATCACGATTGTTGCAGAAAAGCTAATCTCTGAATTAAGAAAGAATTCTACAAATTTGGGCTAATGCTGAACTTTATGAAACATCCCCAACATGATTTCGCCTGTCGAATCGCACAAGCGGAGGAAATAAGCCCCTCTTTTAATAGACAGCCATGTTCGCGAACATAGCGCATTTCTCCCTACTCGACCGGTGGAAAATCAGCGAGTTGCTTGGCATCTGCGATCGTGATTTGAGGCTTCCCATCCGCATTCGGTGGATAAAGACTCGGGGTTCCAGAGACATACACATAACCCCGACCAGATTTGGCATAGCGGATTTCAATCAGTCGCAAAATGGTCTGAGATACTGCCGAATTTTTATCTGGAATCCACAGATTAAACTTTTGAAATTTTGACCCGGCATAGATAAGCGCACCATTTCCAGTCCATTGATTAATGCCTGATTGCAAGTCACAGAATACCGTAACTTGGTTGCCATTTTTGGCAGCTTCCACCAGGCGATTATAGTCCAGGCGCACCGATAACACTCCGGCTTTAATGCCAAAGTACCGGTAGTCCTCTGCCACACTGTCCCGCAGATGCCACCAGGGAATTAGCGTCGTATAGTCCCTGCGATTACCGCCCGCATTGGTTGCTGGATTCCAGATAGCCAGCCCTTTGACTTGAGCCTCCACCTCCGCTTCTACAAACTGACGATGATAGAGGCGCGAACGACCGTATTTGACAAAGTAAGGACTCCATCCTTCCTGCACGATTCGTACATTAGAATTTTCACGATCTCCGGCTTTGTAGACATAACAAAGCAACCGCCCATAATTGTCCCGATGCTTAACCAAACAAACCTGAACGGGGTCATTCGTATCAAATTCGAGATTGACTCGGACATCGCCGCTAGGTATGCCTTGCTCATTTGCCCCGAAATAATTCTTTGCCCATTTCGATGCCAATATACCCGCATTAGTGACAGGTTTATCGCTTCCATGCTGGCTTTCTTCAGTGTCCAGACAAACAAACCGAATGGATTCTTGCTCGTTTTCCAGAAGTACCTTAATTGTGTCACCGTCGATGACTTTGATTAGTTTTAGATTGTTGATGACAGTGCCTTTCATTAGCTTTCATCCTTGTTCGTAAACATTGTAATGAGGGATGAAAATTGGTTGTATCTGTGGCCAGGTACACAACTTTGACTTGCGTTCAGCATTTAAGGACTTAAAGTCCCCTCGTTACCGAAAGCTGTGCTAAATTCCTGAAAATTCGGTGCCGCAGAACCCCCTACTTAGAGCAGTGATTTTGATCCGGATCGGATGGAGATGCAGTAGGTTCAAGACACCGCCACACTGCACAAGAAACTTGCAATCCCTCAATTCTAGTTTCAAGCTTTACACCGTAAACGGTGGTTGCTTTTCAAAATTTTGGTCAATAGCACCGACGCGAAAATAATTCGGTGTTTGATCCGGTGGCATATTTCGTTTAATTGCTTTGTGAAAACGTCGATAATCTCCTTTAAATTGTCCATTATTCCAAACCCGCAGCAGATTGCCGGTGAAAAGACCATTGAAGTTGCCATCAGCGGACAATTGGTTATCTTGACATCCAGAAATTAGGAGGACGGATGCGCGCACCGCTTCACGAGATTCTTTCAAGGTCTTGTTTTCTAAGATAGAGTCATAAAAAGCCTTATTCTGCCTGTAGGTTCGCAGAATAATAGGATTTGGCATATGGCGATATTTTACGTCTGTGGTAGCAGGAGTAGCACTCCGAGCGGCAATTGTCCCTTGATAATAAGCCTGCTTGGTAACAGTACCACTATGGCAGCTATCAGAAAAAACTAGGATGCGGACACCCGTCGCAAATTTTCCCAGTAAATTGTAGGTTTCATCATCGATGAATTGACCGTCATAAAGACACCAAGTTTCATCATCTCTGTCATCGATTTCATCTCCATTCAAGTCAGGCACCTGTCCGCCATGACCAGAATAACTCAACACAAATATGTCACCTGATTGTAGGGTTGTAGCAGCTTGATTCATCTCGCTGATGACTTTTGATCGCGTCGCAGATGCGGTTAAAAGCGTTTTGACGGTGAAGTGTCTAGATTTGGCAATTTCAGCCATATCTTCGGCATCGGCTTCACAAGCTCTCAATTCACCCGACCAGCCGCCATAATGAGCAGGATCGACGGAATTCAGACCGATTGTTAAAGCAAGTCCTTGTGGCATAATTTATCTCCTTTTAGTCATCTTATCAGTGATTTTTTCGGTCTACTTCATTCAATTCGTTACCGATTTTGGGAATGGTTTGAATGCAGGATCAAGGCTTGAAAAGTGAATAGTCAATTCGTTTATGTATTTGCCAAACCTGATTTACGATCCTTGTCCAGTCGCAAGCTAAGATGTTCAAAAGCATAGAATAGGACAAGGATCTTCTTGGTACTTGCGCTGTGGAGTAAGGGTTTAAAAATACCTGGAATAGTCAGTTTTTTTCCAATACTCAAACCAGCGTCATTGAGATTGATTCACAAGCTGAGAGTTAAAAGTAGACGAATGCCCACGTTTTTCCATCAGGGAGAACCGAAAAGACAGCTTCCCCAGCTCCTTGTGCAGGAGCTCTGTTCGCATAAGCCGCTGCTGCTGCTGGATCGCTAAAGAGGTAAGCACGCCACGTTTTTGCCGCGGGATCGCTCTCAGCCGCTATGTTGTGCTTGGCAGCGATCAGGGCAGCATCATGATCTGAATGAGTTGTTGTAGTCATTTGAGAACTCCTTTTGCTTAATAAGAGTAGTTTCCGATCTTTGAATCTGGATTTTAGCCAGTTAACCAAAGCACTTCATCTGAGCAGTCATGTTTTGGCTTTAATCTAATACTCCTTCAAATAAACTTGGGAAACAATACGACGATCTGCGTATATAATTATGAAGATATTGCAACAAATTCTCCTTTGAGTAGTCCCAACTTTTCTCTTGGCAACTATCACGGCATCCATCCGGATTTGTACAGTTTTTTATAAAGATTCTCCAAATGTTTTCGCACCGTTCCTTCAGTGCAACCCAGCACTCTAGCAATTGAGGCATTGCTTTTATCCTTAGCAATCCAAAACAAAACCGGAGCCTCATGTTTGGTGAGTCGTAGTAATTCCAAAGCAGCAAGAGAGAAGGATTGCGCGGCTGAAATGGGGCGCAGGTATGGGCGACCCATTTCAGCACGATCCTTTGCGATCGCCCTTTTTCTGAGTTCAGGCTATTGTCATAGAATAGGGCGATCGCCTTGTCTGAGTTTAGGGAATTTTTCTAAGTGGCGATCGCTTCTCGGCAGCTTGTCCAGTTTGTCTAGTATTCGACTAGATATTAGCCCTGGTTGGCTCGATTTTGTCTGTAGTTGTGGTGCTGTTTACCGAAATACCGCCAGCAAATCAACGCATTACAGAACCTGTTAAGTTCGATCGCCTAATTCAACGCGGTTATGTAAATAATTATAAATTTATGCCAAATTGGCAACCTAGTCTGGTGTCACGGGTTTTTAATAATATTAGATAGTTAGATTTATTGGCATCTACTTAGTGCAAAAATGCCTTGATACTAAAGGTCAGGGTGTGAAAGAGTGAGTGGCAGAGATAAACGATAGGGTGGCTCATATGTATGGGCTGACTGATGAAGAAATGAATATTATTAAAGGAGATTAATTCTATGTCTATTTTTCAAGGGATCTCTAAATGGGCGAGACCTGATAACCAGACATTTGCTGCAATTGTAGGTGCAATTGCAGGTGCAATTGCAACAGGAGTTGTGACAATAGTTATAGCAAAATTAAATCCACAACCACGTCCAGAGATTTTTATTGTTAGTCCTGATGGAAAAAAACTTGAAATTCCAGCATCATCGCTTGTACCTAATGATCGAGCTGGTTCAGACACTTTATCTTATAATATAAAATTATCCAAGTCAGAGCTTGATACTATTGCGCCTGTCACAGAAACACTAAGAGAATTAGTGCCAGGACTTGAACAACAAAACATAATTTACGCGGATAATAAAAGTCAATTAGAAATTGTTAAGCAGTGGTTAAAAGATCCAAATTCTGGATATCCATCATTAGTTCAAGCCTTAAAAATATTGTTGGATAATCGTCAGGGAATTGGGAATGCTGTTCCCCTCACAATCATTCAAGGTAAATATCTAAAAGGCAATCCAAAAAACATTCCACTTACCTATGATTCAGACCAATTAAAGCAAGCGTATATAGAATCTTGGAAAGTAAAAAACAGTGACAGTATTTTCACAAAACTTGATGAAATTGCGCCTTTAAATCAGTCCGCCAATAAACCTGATTGGAGTGGTAAATGGAATTGTAATCTTGATGGTCGTCCGGCAATAATAGAACTTACTGGAAATTTAGATCCTAACACTTGTTCTGTGACAGACAAAGGCAACCTCTGTACTCTTATAGGCTCAGGAAATAATGTCGCAGGACGATTGAGCGATAATGGTAGAGCTTGGCAAACTCTTTCTGTCAGACCTTTTTTCCCAGAACGAGGTGAACGCCGAGAATACGATCATATAATTCCCTTGAAATTAAATAATCAACCTTGGTTGCTACTCAGACATACTTGGGATAAGAGATATATGAGTGGCTACACTATTTGGGAAGGTAGAGCTTTTGGAATACAGTGTCATAGATAGAGCTTTGTTAACCTTTAGTTGATGTCAATAACCTATGAACCGTCTCCCATACCTGGCGGGATTTCTCCGATCGCGGATAAAGGTTGTAAATGCAGCCTGAAATTCAAATATTTGAGCGATCGCGACTTCAGCTAAAGCGGTCAACTGGTGAAAAGTTGACTTTTAAATTTCGATCGCCGCGATCGCACCACCTCAACTTAACTTTAGGGATAATTCGTCAGAATCAAAAACTCGGATGCTGGAATCGGTTGAATTTCGACATAAGCAATGTCATCTTGTCGCTGCACTGCCACCGTCGAGCCCACATGATGAGCACCCCTGTAACCCGGATTCCCTACTTGGGCCGTATTCAGAATTACCGTCATTGAACTTCCAACTGGGTTGAGATTGGCATCCACTAGCACTCTCGCTCCCCGATCGTCCGTTCCATGACTGTTTAGCACGCAAACCGCCTCTTCATCATCTAAAACCCGCGACCAACCAATAATTTCTCCACTCAGTCCGCGATCGCCAAAGGGCAAATTCAAGAAGGGAATCGCGGTTGGTCGCAAATACTGCCGTCCTAACCGCAGCACAGGGAACTTTTTGCGGAGTGCCGCCATTGCCGCAAGCCGAACATATACAGGGTGATTCGGATCGAAACAGTGAGCACCGGCTGTCCCAAACGGCCCAAAGCCGGGTAAGTTTTCATCGATGGCTTGTAGTCCTGCTACTCCCGATTGCCGGGGATGCGAGGGGCCAAACATGGCTTCCCGCAAATAGCGATCGGAGCCCTTCCAGTCGGGCAACCACTTGCGTTCAGAGGGTTCTGGCCCCGCCAATGCCTGCTCGGTTCCCGCGTAAATGCAAGGAATCCCCAACGTGAACAGTTGCAATGCCACTCCCGCAATCACCTGATGATCCGATGCAGCTTCGCTGGAAAAGCGGATTTTTTCACCAAATACATGATCGTGATCGTCCAAAATTGAAACATGACGCCGCCCGAGATTCCGGTGCGACCCCATTACAGCGTTCCCTGGATCAAACCCATTAAAGTAGGCTCTTGGGTCCATCAGCCCTTTGGCAACCTGGTTAAGATTTCCCCGCATCTCGCCGATATCCAACGCAGCATTTAAGTTTTGCCCCACCACATCCAGATAACGGTCTTCGTTGTAATCTCCGCCTGCTATTTCTCCTACCAAAAAGAAGTCACTCTTACCCAGATTGGCCGCAAACTCCTTAATCGCCCCGCAGAAATTTCGGGCTTGATCGTAGGTAACGTGCTTGAGGGTATCAATCCGAAAGCCATCGCAGTCTGTCAGGGCAATCCAGTATTTATAACAGCGGGCTAAGTTATCTAAGAGGTGGGGATAGTCCAACTGGAAATCTCGCAGTGTAATGAAATCCGATCGCCGGAATTCGGCATTGGGATCGTCGAGTTCCCCCCGCCCTAAATCGCCCTTTCCGGCACGAGTATAGCAATCTGGTTCCTGGAGTTCGATCGGCCAGACTCCTTCGGGGTCCGTTTGAGGTTGCCCCGCAATGGGTTGTCCGCGATCGCCCAGCCACGAGCCAAACTGATACCAACCAGACGTATAGGGTGGTTCCCATTCTCCCCCAGGGGTACCAGGGGCATAGATCCAGTTACACCCTGAATGGTTAAAAATGATATCAAGGATAATGCGTAGCCCCTTGGAGTGCGCTTTATTGACCAGACTGACCAAATCTTGGCGAGTCCCAAAGCGAGGATCGACCTCTAGAAAATCTTGAATGCCGTAACCGTGATAGGTATCCAAGTGACCCCGTTGCTGAAAGATTGGCCCTACCCAGATCGTCGTCACGCCTAGTTGGTTGAGATAATCCAGCTTTGACTCTAATCCTTTGAGCGTCCCGCCCTGCCAGCGATCGCCTCCCGACTCTGCCCATTTGTCAAATCGCCAAGACTGTCCATTGGGCAGATTAGGTCGGGCTTGATTGAGTTGCTGTCGATTCAGTAGAGGGCGTTTGTCCTCCTGACCATCGCTAAAGCGATCGGGTAAGAGAAAGTAAAGTACCTCATTTCTCCAATCGGCAGAGGATGGAAAGTAACTCTCACGTCGGGGTAAAGAAAAGTCTTTTAGACTATCCGGGCGCTTCTTGGTTAGATTCCGATCGGTAAATGTCATAAAGTTATCTCAGATTGGTGAATAGTTTTGCTCGGTCTTCTGAAGTTATGTTTTTTTGTTAATGTGAGGAAATCGGCGATCGCACTCTGTCAAGAATGGACTGGACTCAGGCGAGCGCCCGATCTTGTGTGGACTGAGTTAAACTTCTATGAAACCCAGATTTTTTGTTGTGGCGATCGGTTTGGGATGATGGGTTTCGTGCCCTCAACCGATCTTGCTAGAAGATGGCGATCGCACTTACTGAGCAGCAGACTAATTGTCCCCGCAATGCTGCCG of Oscillatoria nigro-viridis PCC 7112 contains these proteins:
- a CDS encoding thermonuclease family protein; this encodes MKGTVINNLKLIKVIDGDTIKVLLENEQESIRFVCLDTEESQHGSDKPVTNAGILASKWAKNYFGANEQGIPSGDVRVNLEFDTNDPVQVCLVKHRDNYGRLLCYVYKAGDRENSNVRIVQEGWSPYFVKYGRSRLYHRQFVEAEVEAQVKGLAIWNPATNAGGNRRDYTTLIPWWHLRDSVAEDYRYFGIKAGVLSVRLDYNRLVEAAKNGNQVTVFCDLQSGINQWTGNGALIYAGSKFQKFNLWIPDKNSAVSQTILRLIEIRYAKSGRGYVYVSGTPSLYPPNADGKPQITIADAKQLADFPPVE
- a CDS encoding caspase family protein — translated: MPQGLALTIGLNSVDPAHYGGWSGELRACEADAEDMAEIAKSRHFTVKTLLTASATRSKVISEMNQAATTLQSGDIFVLSYSGHGGQVPDLNGDEIDDRDDETWCLYDGQFIDDETYNLLGKFATGVRILVFSDSCHSGTVTKQAYYQGTIAARSATPATTDVKYRHMPNPIILRTYRQNKAFYDSILENKTLKESREAVRASVLLISGCQDNQLSADGNFNGLFTGNLLRVWNNGQFKGDYRRFHKAIKRNMPPDQTPNYFRVGAIDQNFEKQPPFTV
- a CDS encoding LuxR C-terminal-related transcriptional regulator, producing MGRPYLRPISAAQSFSLAALELLRLTKHEAPVLFWIAKDKSNASIARVLGCTEGTVRKHLENLYKKLYKSGWMP
- a CDS encoding DUF6006 family protein codes for the protein MSIFQGISKWARPDNQTFAAIVGAIAGAIATGVVTIVIAKLNPQPRPEIFIVSPDGKKLEIPASSLVPNDRAGSDTLSYNIKLSKSELDTIAPVTETLRELVPGLEQQNIIYADNKSQLEIVKQWLKDPNSGYPSLVQALKILLDNRQGIGNAVPLTIIQGKYLKGNPKNIPLTYDSDQLKQAYIESWKVKNSDSIFTKLDEIAPLNQSANKPDWSGKWNCNLDGRPAIIELTGNLDPNTCSVTDKGNLCTLIGSGNNVAGRLSDNGRAWQTLSVRPFFPERGERREYDHIIPLKLNNQPWLLLRHTWDKRYMSGYTIWEGRAFGIQCHR
- a CDS encoding alpha-amylase family glycosyl hydrolase, giving the protein MTFTDRNLTKKRPDSLKDFSLPRRESYFPSSADWRNEVLYFLLPDRFSDGQEDKRPLLNRQQLNQARPNLPNGQSWRFDKWAESGGDRWQGGTLKGLESKLDYLNQLGVTTIWVGPIFQQRGHLDTYHGYGIQDFLEVDPRFGTRQDLVSLVNKAHSKGLRIILDIIFNHSGCNWIYAPGTPGGEWEPPYTSGWYQFGSWLGDRGQPIAGQPQTDPEGVWPIELQEPDCYTRAGKGDLGRGELDDPNAEFRRSDFITLRDFQLDYPHLLDNLARCYKYWIALTDCDGFRIDTLKHVTYDQARNFCGAIKEFAANLGKSDFFLVGEIAGGDYNEDRYLDVVGQNLNAALDIGEMRGNLNQVAKGLMDPRAYFNGFDPGNAVMGSHRNLGRRHVSILDDHDHVFGEKIRFSSEAASDHQVIAGVALQLFTLGIPCIYAGTEQALAGPEPSERKWLPDWKGSDRYLREAMFGPSHPRQSGVAGLQAIDENLPGFGPFGTAGAHCFDPNHPVYVRLAAMAALRKKFPVLRLGRQYLRPTAIPFLNLPFGDRGLSGEIIGWSRVLDDEEAVCVLNSHGTDDRGARVLVDANLNPVGSSMTVILNTAQVGNPGYRGAHHVGSTVAVQRQDDIAYVEIQPIPASEFLILTNYP